From Leptolyngbya sp. KIOST-1, one genomic window encodes:
- a CDS encoding circularly permuted type 2 ATP-grasp protein, with protein sequence MLFDAYDPGDFFDELFLKPGQPRPEAELLVRRVNDMALVELQQRQQAVQNTLFKLGVTFNVYSDNQGTERIFPFDVIPRIVPGHEWEWIEKGLKQRIYALNCFIHDVYNEQKILNDGVVPRHVVESAPGFLKPCMGLNPPNNIWCHITGTDLVRDKDGSWYVLEDNLRCPSGVSYVLENRRVMKNTFPHLFAAMDIAAVDDYASQLLEALLNLAPEALDNPRVAVLTPGMYNSAYFEHSFLAQQMGAELVEGRDLVVSDGYLKMRTTKGLERVDVMYRRIDDDFIDPLAFRPDSLLGVPGLMEVYRAGRVALANALGTGVADDKLVYAYVPQMIRYYLDEDQIIPNVPTYLCEDETQQAHVLSHLDQLVVKATNASGGYGMLVGPHATEEQRAEFGDRIRANPRGYIAQPTLCLSRVPTLIDDSFEGCHVDLRPYILYGRDIYVNPGGLTRVALKRGSLVVNSSQGGGSKDTWVVRSVDPNAQLPTST encoded by the coding sequence GTGCTATTTGACGCCTACGACCCCGGCGATTTCTTCGATGAACTTTTTTTGAAGCCAGGCCAGCCTCGCCCAGAGGCAGAACTGCTGGTGCGGCGGGTCAACGATATGGCGCTGGTGGAGCTACAGCAGCGGCAGCAGGCGGTGCAAAATACCCTGTTTAAGCTGGGGGTCACCTTCAACGTCTACAGCGACAACCAGGGCACCGAGCGAATTTTTCCCTTCGACGTGATTCCGCGCATTGTGCCCGGCCACGAGTGGGAGTGGATTGAAAAAGGTCTCAAGCAGCGTATCTACGCCCTCAACTGTTTCATCCACGACGTCTACAACGAGCAAAAAATTCTCAACGACGGGGTGGTACCGCGCCACGTGGTCGAGAGCGCTCCCGGTTTTCTAAAGCCCTGTATGGGCCTCAACCCGCCCAACAACATCTGGTGCCATATCACCGGTACCGACCTGGTGCGCGACAAGGACGGCAGCTGGTATGTGCTGGAAGACAACCTGCGCTGCCCCTCGGGCGTCTCCTACGTGCTCGAAAACCGACGGGTGATGAAGAATACCTTCCCCCACCTGTTTGCGGCCATGGACATTGCCGCGGTGGACGACTACGCCAGCCAGTTGCTGGAGGCTCTGCTCAACCTGGCCCCAGAGGCGCTTGACAACCCCAGAGTAGCGGTGCTGACGCCGGGCATGTACAACTCGGCCTACTTTGAGCACTCGTTTTTGGCCCAGCAGATGGGGGCCGAACTGGTGGAGGGGCGTGACCTGGTGGTGTCAGATGGCTACCTGAAAATGCGTACCACCAAGGGCCTGGAGCGCGTCGATGTGATGTACCGCCGCATTGACGACGACTTTATCGATCCCCTGGCCTTTCGGCCCGACTCGCTGCTGGGGGTACCAGGGCTAATGGAGGTATACCGGGCGGGGCGAGTGGCCCTGGCCAACGCCCTCGGCACCGGCGTCGCCGACGACAAGCTGGTCTACGCCTACGTGCCGCAGATGATTCGCTACTACCTCGACGAAGACCAGATCATCCCCAACGTGCCCACGTACCTGTGCGAAGACGAGACCCAGCAGGCCCACGTCCTCAGCCACCTCGATCAGCTAGTGGTCAAGGCCACCAACGCCTCGGGGGGCTACGGCATGCTGGTCGGCCCCCACGCCACCGAGGAGCAGCGGGCGGAATTCGGCGATCGCATTCGCGCCAACCCCCGGGGCTACATCGCCCAGCCCACCCTCTGCCTGTCGCGAGTTCCCACCCTGATCGACGACAGCTTCGAGGGCTGCCACGTGGACCTGCGCCCCTACATCCTCTACGGCCGGGATAT